A single window of Metallosphaera hakonensis JCM 8857 = DSM 7519 DNA harbors:
- a CDS encoding DHH family phosphoesterase translates to MDYYAIVHNDFDGTASASVYARAVSSLPKNVWFTEPTKLHEVLSKLELRGVNTIMIGDLGLNESTFSSIIEALKRLRDEGATVQWFDHHVWKDEWKSKLKELGVEVYHDVTTCGAGVVNKVMNPNDEVSKKLASADCSVDIWLHDDPLGEKLRRIVENDRSFEWKRKLIEVFYNGTLWNEEFQKILEKRINEELDGYRKIWKYVKVLEVEGVKIVVAIRWKGPPDISYASQFLMTRTGADIFVSANGKAISFRSNVIDIRRFAVSLGGGGHPLAAGASLRIPLAYRILRKFGIRGPVIDWVSKVVVDVIKKEGIVRYERKNIH, encoded by the coding sequence TTGGATTATTACGCTATAGTTCACAATGATTTTGATGGGACAGCATCAGCCTCGGTTTACGCTAGGGCGGTCTCGTCTTTACCAAAGAACGTTTGGTTCACGGAGCCAACAAAACTCCATGAGGTCCTGTCTAAGCTTGAACTGAGAGGAGTCAACACCATAATGATAGGAGACTTGGGATTAAATGAGTCAACGTTCTCTTCCATTATTGAGGCACTCAAGAGGCTTAGGGATGAAGGGGCAACGGTACAATGGTTTGATCATCATGTTTGGAAAGATGAATGGAAAAGCAAGTTGAAAGAACTGGGAGTGGAGGTTTATCATGACGTAACTACCTGCGGAGCTGGGGTTGTAAATAAGGTAATGAACCCCAACGATGAAGTGTCAAAGAAACTTGCCTCAGCTGATTGCTCCGTGGACATATGGCTTCACGATGACCCCCTTGGAGAGAAATTAAGAAGAATAGTTGAGAACGACAGAAGCTTCGAGTGGAAAAGAAAACTAATCGAAGTTTTCTATAACGGAACCCTCTGGAATGAGGAGTTTCAGAAGATCCTTGAAAAAAGGATCAATGAGGAACTTGATGGTTATCGGAAAATCTGGAAGTATGTGAAGGTCCTGGAAGTGGAAGGGGTGAAAATTGTAGTAGCTATAAGGTGGAAAGGACCTCCAGATATAAGTTACGCCTCGCAATTCCTTATGACCAGAACAGGGGCAGATATTTTTGTGTCTGCTAATGGTAAGGCAATCTCGTTTAGGAGCAATGTTATTGACATTAGAAGATTTGCAGTAAGTCTAGGAGGAGGTGGGCATCCATTGGCAGCTGGGGCTTCGTTAAGGATTCCTCTAGCTTATAGAATCCTGCGTAAGTTTGGGATCAGGGGTCCTGTGATAGATTGGGTCTCGAAAGTCGTCGTTGATGTAATTAAGAAGGAAGGAATAGTGAGATATGAAAGGAAGAATATTCACTAG
- a CDS encoding peroxiredoxin, translated as MVKTYQKFPDVQVMTTAGPIDFYKDVFGKGKWLFLFAHPADFTPVCTTEFAEFAKNYPEFEKLGVQLVGLSVDSIYSHIAWLTDIEQRYGLKIPFPVIADPEKKLARLLDLVEESSGLTVRGVFIVDPQGTIRFMAQYPIEAGRNMQELIRITKALIVSYKAKVSTPVNWEPGKEVVVGAPTTLMEAEMRMKLPNAKAWYLMFKKYEELPPDQRV; from the coding sequence ATGGTCAAAACATATCAGAAGTTTCCGGACGTTCAGGTAATGACTACGGCAGGTCCAATCGATTTTTATAAGGATGTCTTCGGTAAGGGTAAATGGCTCTTTCTCTTTGCTCACCCTGCAGACTTTACACCTGTTTGCACCACTGAATTCGCTGAGTTCGCCAAGAACTATCCAGAGTTCGAGAAACTTGGAGTTCAATTGGTCGGGCTTAGCGTTGATAGTATATATTCGCATATTGCGTGGTTGACTGATATCGAGCAAAGATACGGACTTAAGATACCTTTCCCTGTGATTGCTGATCCTGAGAAAAAACTAGCTAGGCTCCTGGACCTAGTAGAGGAGAGCTCCGGTCTCACTGTTAGGGGAGTATTTATTGTCGATCCCCAGGGCACAATAAGGTTCATGGCCCAATATCCAATCGAAGCAGGAAGAAATATGCAAGAGTTGATTAGGATCACTAAGGCCCTCATAGTGTCATACAAGGCTAAGGTGTCCACTCCAGTTAACTGGGAGCCAGGAAAGGAAGTTGTGGTTGGAGCTCCTACAACCTTAATGGAGGCGGAAATGAGGATGAAATTGCCCAACGCTAAGGCCTGGTACCTAATGTTTAAGAAGTACGAAGAACTCCCTCCTGATCAGAGAGTCTAA
- a CDS encoding DUF763 domain-containing protein: MEISGISDLPLHYGRVPAWLIPIMRRLSRAILDVMLLEWGPDKVVERLSNPLWFQAFNNVIGMDWDSSGSTTVTLGILKDIVVPRIDGLAVTGGKGRNALNVPKELEELPANFDIDSNRLAKMSKLIAKTDTTLLQDGHELYHHSLLVSEDGKWSVVQQGMNLSTRFARRYHWVSVSDPINEKHQGIAGRKVESVLNVHDSLGAKEVILDLLREEPRKIERLYLQATSRLKGISLDAWISLGTTGAISKEAKMIYMKPVNVNRVIDVLKNVKEYSPRNMEEALLLGVGPSTVRALSLISDLIYTEPPSYEDPVSVPYDPFKYAFAIGGKDGVPFPVNREMAFQVINTLEDFVASAKIEKKDKDMALNKLRELRFGVKEGT; the protein is encoded by the coding sequence ATGGAGATTTCTGGGATTTCTGATTTACCACTTCACTATGGTAGAGTCCCTGCTTGGCTGATCCCTATAATGAGACGTCTGTCTCGTGCAATCCTAGACGTGATGCTCCTGGAATGGGGTCCAGACAAGGTAGTAGAAAGGCTTTCCAATCCCCTATGGTTCCAGGCTTTCAATAACGTAATCGGTATGGATTGGGACTCTTCTGGATCTACCACAGTTACATTGGGGATTCTCAAGGATATCGTTGTTCCTAGAATTGACGGATTAGCGGTGACCGGTGGAAAAGGAAGGAACGCGCTGAACGTTCCTAAGGAGCTCGAGGAGTTGCCTGCAAATTTCGATATCGATTCTAACAGATTAGCTAAGATGAGTAAGTTGATAGCTAAAACTGACACCACGCTATTACAGGATGGTCATGAGCTTTACCATCACTCACTTCTGGTCTCCGAGGATGGAAAGTGGTCAGTTGTACAACAGGGCATGAACCTGTCAACTAGATTTGCGAGGAGATATCATTGGGTATCGGTAAGTGATCCAATTAATGAGAAACATCAGGGAATAGCTGGGAGAAAAGTCGAGTCAGTGCTCAACGTCCACGACTCCTTGGGGGCCAAGGAAGTCATTCTTGATCTACTTAGGGAGGAACCAAGGAAAATAGAAAGACTCTATCTTCAGGCCACGTCACGGCTAAAGGGAATTTCTCTAGATGCTTGGATAAGCCTTGGAACTACTGGGGCCATATCTAAAGAGGCTAAGATGATTTACATGAAACCGGTAAACGTGAATAGAGTTATCGATGTCCTTAAGAACGTTAAGGAGTACTCACCGAGGAACATGGAAGAGGCACTTCTTCTCGGTGTGGGTCCCTCAACTGTCAGAGCTCTAAGCCTTATCTCTGACCTAATCTATACTGAACCACCCTCATATGAGGACCCAGTTAGTGTACCATATGATCCCTTCAAGTACGCCTTTGCCATTGGTGGTAAAGACGGAGTTCCCTTCCCGGTGAATAGGGAAATGGCATTTCAAGTCATAAACACACTTGAGGACTTCGTTGCGTCAGCTAAGATAGAGAAAAAAGATAAAGACATGGCTCTAAATAAGCTACGGGAGCTCAGATTTGGAGTTAAGGAAGGGACTTGA
- a CDS encoding cysteine hydrolase family protein — MKKLLETPDIPISQNVLLEPSKTAVIVVDMQNDFVRKEGKLYVPQAESTLAPIKRILKRARDAGAHVIYTQDWHMKDDPEFKIWGEHAVAGSWGAEIVEELIPEKDDYIVKKLRYDAFFGTSLDYYLNVKEIKNLVVVGTVANICVLHTTGSAALRWYNVIMPLDGISAITEFDFYSTLRQVDFLYKGKITASDGITFK, encoded by the coding sequence CTTCTAGAACCTAGCAAGACGGCGGTGATAGTTGTGGATATGCAAAACGACTTTGTAAGGAAGGAAGGTAAACTATACGTTCCTCAAGCGGAAAGTACTCTGGCCCCTATTAAGCGAATCCTTAAAAGGGCTAGAGACGCAGGAGCTCACGTTATATATACTCAAGACTGGCACATGAAAGATGACCCAGAGTTCAAGATTTGGGGAGAACATGCTGTTGCTGGCTCTTGGGGCGCAGAAATTGTGGAGGAGTTAATCCCTGAGAAGGATGACTATATAGTAAAGAAATTGAGATATGATGCCTTCTTTGGCACATCTCTAGACTATTATCTCAACGTAAAAGAGATAAAGAACTTAGTCGTTGTTGGTACAGTGGCCAATATCTGTGTTTTGCATACTACTGGTAGCGCAGCCCTCAGATGGTATAACGTTATAATGCCTCTTGATGGTATATCAGCTATCACTGAGTTCGACTTCTATTCAACGCTCAGGCAAGTTGACTTCCTATATAAGGGAAAAATAACAGCCTCGGATGGAATCACTTTTAAGTGA
- a CDS encoding ribbon-helix-helix domain-containing protein: MKAVDDSKPIIELDMISKETKTITIKMDENLLQRIDEDMGKRNIQTRSEYMRWVVLYYINAIKNGKGKNGT, translated from the coding sequence ATGAAAGCCGTGGATGATTCCAAACCTATTATAGAGTTGGACATGATAAGCAAGGAAACAAAAACTATAACAATTAAGATGGACGAGAATCTCCTTCAGAGAATCGATGAAGATATGGGGAAGAGGAATATTCAGACTAGAAGTGAATACATGAGATGGGTAGTACTATACTATATTAACGCCATCAAGAACGGTAAAGGTAAGAATGGAACATGA
- a CDS encoding citrate synthase/methylcitrate synthase: MELRKGLEDIAIKETSITFIDGELGRLYYRGYSIFDLASFSNFEEVAYLIWYGKLPTRHELEDFKSRLAEERGVSEDITSFVVRTSKQGNPMDILRTAVSMLGLEDRQEGDFIGKAIRITAKIPTIISLIQRSRNNQEFLEPDLSLSHAENFLYMINGTKPNAQDSRVLDVALMLHMDHEMNASTMACLVVASTLSDIYSSVVAGISALKGPLHGGANSEALKQFMEIGSPDNVEKYVMGKLSSGQRLMGFGHRIYKSMDPRAKILKEYATRMAKNEEINRLIEIAMKVEEVGIKVLGRRGIYPNVDFYSGLVFYSLGFEQDLFPTIFASARVIGWTAHIDEYLKDNKLIRPKAIYVGDLGKRYVPIDER; encoded by the coding sequence TTGGAGTTAAGGAAGGGACTTGAGGACATAGCGATCAAGGAGACGTCAATCACCTTCATAGACGGAGAGTTGGGTAGGCTATATTATAGGGGTTACTCTATCTTTGATCTAGCGAGTTTCTCGAATTTCGAGGAAGTAGCATACTTGATTTGGTACGGAAAACTTCCCACAAGACACGAACTGGAGGATTTTAAGTCGAGACTTGCCGAAGAAAGAGGCGTATCAGAGGACATAACCTCTTTCGTTGTTAGGACGTCGAAACAAGGAAATCCCATGGACATTTTGAGGACTGCTGTGAGTATGTTAGGATTGGAGGACAGACAGGAAGGAGATTTCATTGGGAAGGCAATAAGGATAACAGCCAAGATACCTACGATTATCTCGCTTATACAGAGGAGCAGGAATAACCAGGAGTTTCTAGAGCCAGACCTCTCATTAAGTCATGCAGAAAACTTTCTTTACATGATAAATGGAACTAAGCCTAATGCACAAGATTCGAGGGTATTGGATGTTGCCTTGATGTTGCACATGGATCATGAAATGAACGCTTCGACTATGGCTTGCCTTGTTGTAGCTTCAACGCTTTCAGATATCTACTCGTCAGTTGTGGCTGGAATATCTGCATTAAAGGGCCCCCTTCACGGAGGGGCCAACTCTGAGGCTCTGAAACAATTCATGGAAATAGGCAGTCCAGACAACGTCGAGAAGTACGTCATGGGTAAGCTTAGTTCTGGCCAGAGATTGATGGGTTTTGGACATAGGATTTACAAAAGTATGGATCCTAGGGCAAAGATACTAAAGGAATACGCTACTCGGATGGCTAAGAATGAGGAGATAAATAGGCTAATTGAAATTGCCATGAAAGTCGAGGAAGTCGGAATTAAGGTTTTGGGCAGAAGGGGGATTTACCCTAACGTAGATTTCTACTCAGGTCTAGTCTTTTATTCTTTGGGTTTCGAACAGGATCTATTCCCCACCATATTTGCATCGGCAAGAGTAATTGGTTGGACGGCACACATTGATGAATACTTGAAAGACAACAAACTGATCAGACCGAAGGCGATTTATGTGGGAGATCTGGGTAAAAGATACGTACCGATTGATGAACGATAA
- a CDS encoding inorganic phosphate transporter encodes MNLIGIGLFLVGLISSFVVGGNNSATSLGILISTNSMKRKYSYLLSSISMFLGVSVGGISLQNSVRGTVMGGQPYLSIAVFSVFLASVISFYYLNRAGIPSSLSQMIYPSLAILVLLSRELELDWSKFWFTVVSWLFSPFLAIISSLFLYFVLVKITAKEKKIIREMKIYKALIVSSSIFTSFVTGANAVGIITSEGLLSEPAYLVFPLYALAASLGIYFSSKKASIVVGFRITRMGYLSATSALLGSDIISEVFTLLGVPISITQTTMGGILGLSFRSYGPDVKNQLKQVTRGWLTSPIIAIISSLAAFGVLKSILGL; translated from the coding sequence ATGAATTTGATTGGAATAGGGCTTTTTCTTGTAGGTCTAATTTCATCTTTTGTTGTGGGAGGAAATAACTCAGCTACTTCCCTTGGGATATTAATATCCACCAACTCCATGAAAAGGAAATATTCTTATCTGTTGAGTTCGATTAGTATGTTTCTTGGAGTTTCTGTGGGAGGAATTTCCTTACAGAACAGCGTTCGTGGCACAGTGATGGGTGGTCAACCTTACCTAAGTATCGCGGTGTTTTCTGTTTTCCTTGCCTCTGTGATTTCTTTTTATTATCTCAATAGGGCAGGAATTCCCTCCTCTTTGAGCCAAATGATTTATCCGTCTTTAGCAATTTTGGTACTTCTATCAAGGGAGCTAGAGTTAGACTGGTCTAAGTTTTGGTTCACTGTTGTCTCCTGGCTTTTTTCACCATTTTTGGCAATTATATCTTCACTATTTCTCTATTTCGTTCTAGTAAAAATAACGGCAAAAGAGAAAAAAATCATAAGAGAAATGAAAATATATAAAGCACTCATAGTGTCGTCTTCGATTTTCACATCGTTCGTGACTGGTGCCAATGCGGTTGGCATAATAACCTCTGAGGGTCTTTTATCTGAGCCCGCTTATTTGGTCTTTCCGCTATATGCTCTAGCAGCATCGTTGGGAATATATTTCAGTTCAAAAAAAGCATCGATAGTTGTAGGTTTTAGAATCACTAGGATGGGATATTTGAGTGCGACGTCGGCCCTATTGGGTAGTGATATAATATCTGAGGTATTTACACTGCTAGGTGTTCCTATTTCAATAACTCAAACTACGATGGGGGGTATACTTGGTCTAAGTTTCAGAAGCTACGGACCAGACGTTAAGAACCAATTGAAACAGGTGACCAGGGGCTGGCTCACTTCACCAATAATCGCCATCATATCATCTCTTGCTGCATTTGGAGTTCTAAAGAGCATTTTGGGTCTTTAG
- a CDS encoding DUF47 domain-containing protein, with amino-acid sequence MIKFTINKEEVLFEKTVEIAKSINDAIARLNELVRKIVKGDREGAMSEVIRIKAIYERVAMTREEVVSMLYGEAFLPDFKESMMMLNQALYNTIKAIKDSGRAISSRKPNEELLRTLSDGLLTYLSTIIEAGERLIAMVSTMKSDMKEAIKIGKEIQLLERNGDDIKDVLIQRLYDAESVADVISVLQFKDVIIFMDDILDYMEEATLSIETLYATLKA; translated from the coding sequence ATGATTAAATTCACTATTAACAAGGAAGAGGTATTGTTCGAGAAAACGGTCGAAATTGCGAAGAGTATAAATGACGCTATAGCTCGTCTGAACGAGTTGGTGAGAAAGATAGTAAAAGGTGACAGAGAAGGGGCAATGTCGGAAGTTATTAGAATAAAGGCGATCTACGAGAGAGTTGCCATGACAAGGGAAGAAGTAGTGTCGATGCTATATGGAGAGGCCTTCTTACCTGACTTTAAGGAGTCAATGATGATGCTTAATCAAGCGCTTTACAATACCATAAAAGCGATCAAGGATTCAGGGAGAGCGATATCGTCCAGGAAGCCCAATGAGGAGTTGCTGAGAACGTTAAGCGATGGACTCCTAACCTATTTATCTACTATAATCGAGGCTGGTGAGAGATTGATAGCTATGGTCTCCACGATGAAGAGTGATATGAAAGAAGCTATTAAGATAGGTAAGGAAATACAGCTACTAGAAAGAAACGGAGACGATATAAAGGACGTTCTAATCCAAAGGCTCTATGACGCGGAGAGTGTTGCTGACGTTATTAGCGTTTTACAGTTTAAAGATGTAATAATATTCATGGATGACATTCTAGATTACATGGAAGAGGCTACATTGAGCATTGAAACACTTTACGCTACTTTAAAGGCATGA